In Selenomonas sp. TAMA-11512, a genomic segment contains:
- a CDS encoding anaerobic C4-dicarboxylate transporter — protein MFWIELLLVLVILFYGARIGDAFLGLAGGLGVAILVFIFQIPPTSPPIDVMLIILAVVLSASALQISGGLDFLVSVAESILRKYPQHITVLAPLVTYLFTFLAGTGHVIYSLLPVIQEVAKSYKVRPERPISIAVIASQQAITASPISAAMAAMVGFMAPLGISMGTLILICVPATLIGVVLGAISVYRKGVELENDPEYQKRVEAGLVKKVEEIQPASVQEKQFAGTAKLSVALFLLGTVLVVLMGTFPELRPAFPDSKGVVKAISMSQTIQIVMLALSAIIVVACKPKVGSLLRCSVFHSGILAVVCAFGLCWMSDTFVNGQMSFIKDNVSAYMNENVFILPIMMFIVSALITSQAATTLILIPLAIAFGMPPYLLIGAWPAVNGYFFFPVAGQCIAGLSFDDTGTTRIGKFVLNHSYMRPGLINVVVSVIMATVIGKMLLS, from the coding sequence ATGTTTTGGATTGAACTGCTGTTGGTTCTGGTCATTCTATTTTATGGCGCAAGGATCGGAGATGCGTTCTTAGGACTTGCCGGCGGACTCGGTGTAGCGATTCTGGTGTTTATTTTTCAGATTCCGCCGACATCGCCGCCAATTGACGTCATGCTGATCATTTTGGCCGTCGTCTTATCCGCTTCGGCTCTGCAAATCTCGGGAGGGCTTGACTTTCTTGTATCCGTTGCGGAGAGTATCCTGCGGAAATATCCGCAGCACATTACCGTTCTCGCTCCCCTGGTCACCTATTTGTTCACGTTTTTAGCCGGTACCGGCCATGTGATTTACAGTCTGCTTCCCGTGATTCAGGAGGTGGCAAAATCCTACAAGGTTCGGCCTGAACGCCCGATCTCGATTGCCGTTATCGCGTCGCAGCAGGCTATTACCGCATCGCCCATCTCCGCGGCGATGGCTGCCATGGTCGGATTCATGGCGCCGCTCGGCATCAGTATGGGCACATTGATCCTGATCTGCGTTCCGGCGACGCTGATTGGTGTTGTCCTCGGCGCGATTTCGGTCTATCGGAAGGGCGTGGAGCTCGAAAACGATCCCGAATACCAAAAGCGCGTAGAAGCGGGTCTCGTAAAAAAGGTCGAGGAGATACAGCCGGCATCTGTGCAGGAAAAGCAGTTTGCAGGAACAGCCAAGCTCTCCGTCGCTCTATTCCTGCTCGGCACCGTTCTGGTCGTGCTGATGGGCACCTTCCCTGAGCTGCGCCCGGCATTTCCGGACAGCAAGGGCGTTGTGAAAGCCATCTCGATGTCGCAGACGATCCAGATTGTCATGCTGGCGCTGTCCGCAATCATTGTCGTTGCATGCAAGCCGAAGGTGGGAAGCCTTCTCCGCTGCTCCGTATTTCACTCCGGCATTTTGGCGGTTGTCTGCGCCTTCGGTCTCTGCTGGATGAGTGACACCTTTGTAAACGGGCAGATGAGCTTTATCAAAGACAATGTCTCGGCCTACATGAATGAAAATGTGTTCATTCTGCCGATCATGATGTTCATTGTGTCGGCGCTCATCACCAGCCAGGCAGCGACGACCCTGATCCTCATCCCGCTCGCGATCGCATTCGGGATGCCGCCCTACTTGCTGATCGGCGCATGGCCGGCAGTCAACGGCTATTTCTTCTTCCCTGTCGCCGGGCAGTGCATCGCGGGTCTCTCATTTGACGATACCGGGACAACGCGCATCGGAAAGTTCGTGCTGAATCACAGCTATAT
- a CDS encoding GntR family transcriptional regulator has protein sequence MCLNESSAEPLYQQLKDKLKRKIEAGEWQKGDKIPTELDLSQTYQVSRITVRKALDTLVREGYIVRRSGKGTFINSDKIQRPITGATSFTDICHAMGLEPGAKTIKSVIEPPDDMDKQILGLNASDRIISIERVRTADNVPVSVEISHFKEEFSFLLNEDLTNKSMYDLIRTKYQIAFDCSRKTIEIVFATYELSKYLNVSRGYPLLLICSDLVSLETNTNICFNRQYILGDRFRLMI, from the coding sequence ATGTGTCTGAACGAAAGCAGTGCAGAGCCTCTATACCAACAGCTGAAGGATAAACTGAAAAGAAAAATAGAAGCCGGAGAGTGGCAGAAAGGCGATAAAATCCCTACGGAGCTGGACCTCAGTCAGACATATCAGGTGAGCCGCATCACCGTTCGAAAGGCGTTGGATACCCTCGTAAGGGAGGGCTATATCGTGCGGCGCAGCGGCAAGGGGACATTTATCAACAGCGACAAGATTCAGCGTCCCATAACCGGCGCGACCAGCTTTACGGATATTTGCCATGCGATGGGATTAGAGCCGGGAGCCAAGACGATCAAGTCGGTCATCGAACCTCCCGATGATATGGACAAGCAAATATTGGGACTCAACGCGAGTGACCGAATCATTTCCATTGAACGCGTTCGCACGGCCGATAATGTTCCCGTGTCGGTCGAGATTTCTCATTTCAAAGAGGAGTTTTCTTTCCTGCTGAATGAAGATTTGACAAATAAATCCATGTATGATCTCATCCGCACGAAGTATCAGATCGCATTTGACTGCAGCAGAAAAACCATCGAAATTGTTTTTGCCACCTACGAGCTGTCCAAATATCTCAACGTCTCGAGAGGATATCCGCTGCTTTTGATTTGCAGCGATCTCGTCTCACTCGAGACAAATACAAATATCTGCTTTAATCGGCAGTACATTCTGGGCGATCGCTTTCGCCTGATGATCTAG